From the Vibrio tubiashii ATCC 19109 genome, the window GCAGAATTCTCATTGCGAGAGCGAGATCAAAAGCGACTAATCAAAGATCGATTAGTTCGACTCGCTGTATCTGCTGGTGGTGTGGGCGTGTTGGCGGCTCTGGTTCTGATCTTTGTCTACCTTGCCATGATGGTATTGCCCTTGTTTAGCGATGCCAAAATAACGCCTAATGTTCGTTCAGTTCCCATTTCAACCGCGCAGCCAATAGCACTAGGTGTCGATGACTCTGGCGAAAGCGCTTTTGTCATCTCTAACCAAGGAGCAATCGACTTCTGGTCACTGACCAAATCAAGTAGTGAGCCCGTGCTATCGCAGCAGGTGGGTCAACTCAATGACTTATTCGCTCAGTCACTCTCTGCACAAGGTTTATATGCTTTTGCTTCGCCACAAGGACAAGTAAAAATCATCAAGCCAAACTTAGATTCAGAGATGAAGCAAGGCGTTAGAGTACTAACCCCGAGTGTCACTGAACTCAAGCTACCATTTGATCTACGTACTGATAAGCACAAGTTAGTTAAATTTGCTTTTGCTACCCAAGACAGTATGGCGTTGGCGGGTTGGTATGATGATGGTTTTGTCAGAGTCCGTTGGTTAGAGCAGGGGCAAGCCCACCATTTCACTTTTGCCGCGCCAATGCCTGATTTGGATCAGCTAGTATTGACGCCTGACGGCAAGACACTTTATTTGCGTTCTGGCTCAGAGCTTATCGTGGCGCTGAAGAAACAGAATCGATTTGAGGTTCGTGAGGTAGTGGACTTGAGCCAAGGTCGCCCTGAACATGTCGTCACCGATATAGATTTATTACCGGGAGCCTACTCAGTTTTGGTCACTCACCAAGACGGTCTTGTATCTCAATGGTTTGATGTACTGACGGATGGAGAACGTTATTTAACTCATATTCGCCAGTTCAAGCTCGCTTCCGAGCTTCAATTCTTGTTGCCAGATACCTACCGTAAAGGGTTCTACAGTTTTTATATCAACGGCACGGTGCAAAGTCACTATACCACCAGTGAAAAGCTGGTGATGTTTGAGCGCGCATATCAGAAAGCCCCTCAGCTTGCTGCTATGTCGAACAATGAATCTTATCTGCTTGCCATTGATGACAGCACGCTTAGCTTATCTGTGATTGATAACCCGTACCCTGAAGTGTCGCTCTCCTCGCTTTGGCAGAAAGTGTGGTATGAAGGATATCCTGAACCTGAATTTGTCTGGCAAACCACGTCTGCCAGTGATGAGTTTGAGGCTAAGTTCAGCATAGTACCGATTGCTTTTGGTACTTTAAAAGCAGCAGCATTTGCGATGCTTTTCGCGATTCCTATCGCGGTGTTAGGTGCCATCTACACAGCTTACTTTATGACGCCGAAAATGCGCCGAGTCGTCAAACCTTCGATTGAGCTGATGGAAGCACTACCTACGGTTATCATAGGTTTCTTAGCAGGATTATGGTTTGCCCCGATTGTAGAGAGCCATCTTGCAGCGGTCGTTGCTCTAATGCTGTTTTTACCACTCTCAACCATCATGGTCGGGTTTGCTTGGCATATGGCTTCTAAGCAATGGTCTGGGCAGCTTTCAAATGGTTGGCATGCCGCGATTTTAATGCCAATCATTGTGGTGATTACTGTGGTGATTTTGTCGCAGAGCGGCAATATTGAAGCCTTATTCTTTAATGGTGATGTCAGGGTTTATCTGGCTGAACACGGTATCGATTTTGATCAACGCAATGCGCTAGTGGTTGGCTTTGCGATGGGATTTGCGGTTATCCCTACGATCTTTACTATTGCCGAAGATGCGATTTTCTCAGTACCTAAGCATTTGTCGGATGGTTCGCTCGCTCTAGGGGCGACGCCATGGCAAACACTGATTCATGTTGTTCTATTGACGGCGAGTCCCGGTATTTTTTCCGCGATTATGATGGGACTCGGGCGCGCGGTAGGTGAAACCATGATTGTACTCATGGCAACAGGTAACACCCCAATTATGGATTGGAACATCCTTGAAGGGATGCGCACTCTATCCGCGACGATTGCGGTTGAAATGCCTGAGTCAGCGGTCGGTAGCTCTCACTATCGAATCTTGTTCTTAGCAGCTTTATTGTTGTTAGTCTTTACCTTTGCGGTTAACTCTTTAGCTGAGTGGGTACGTGAGCGTTTACGCGCCAAGTATCGCTCGCTATAAATCAGAATTATTAGGAAACCTTCTACGTGTTTAAGTGGTTAAAGTCAGGCTCTCCTTGGATATGGTTGACGGGCGGTGCAGTCAGTATCAGCTTGTTGTCTGTGTTAGGGCTTTTGCTGCTTATTGGCTGGAAGGGGCTTTCTTACTTCTGGCCTGCCCCCTTGTATCAGTGGCAAACAAAGCAAGGCGATATTCTGGTTGGTCAAGTTTACTCGCAAGAGTACGTCCCTATCAGTCACTTGCGAGAGATGGATATTGAGTTACCGCAGGACGTGGTGGAAAAAGGTTTAGTCAAACGAGTTAGCATCAAGATTGCTAATCGTGATTTATACCCTTCAGACTTTGTGTCGCTGTTAGAAATTGACCTTGATGAGCCAACGAAACCAGAAAACTGGGCGGTTATAGAGCGAACTCGTGGTGGAGATTTTTACGGTCATCCAGTTGGATACATACATGCGGATGGACGTGTAAGTAGCGATATTCTTCAAGACTACACGCAGGGAATCGCGTTTGCTGAAAACTTGCGCGACGAGATCGAAAGTCTCATTGAGCGCGATGTGAGAGTGATTAATGCTCAAGCTGAGCGATTAAGGTTGGAGAGGAAAAAACGTAGCCTGAATGGCACGCTGGATGATGATTTCATTGCTTTGTATCAAAGCCAGAGTAGCAAGTACACCGAGGCGTTAGCGGCAACAGAAGCTGAGTTAGACCGATTGCGTAACCAATTGGCGAACCAAGGTTTGCTGGTTGAAGATATGACTGGTCAGCAGGTAACGATTCCACTGAGTGAGATTCTGGATTTATGGTACCCGAACCAAATGAACCTGGCAGAGAAAATTGCTAGATGGGGTAAGCAGGCGTGGAAGTTCTTATCCGATGATCCTCGCGAGTCTAACTCTGAGGGCGGTGTGTTCCCTGCGATGTTCGGTACCGTGCTACTGGTACTGATCATGTCGGTTATAGTGATGCCACTGGGTGTGATTGCAGCTATTTATCTTCACGAGTACGCTAAGAACAATGCGTTCACCCGCTTAATTCGAGTGGCAGTAATTAATCTGGCAGGTGTGCCTTCCATTGTGTACGGTGTATTTGGACTAGGCTTCTTTGTTTACACGCTAGGCGGCTCAATCGACTCGCTATTCTATGCAGAGAAACTGCCAACCCCGACCTTTGGTACTCCTGGTCTGTTATGGTCAGCACTAACACTTGCAGTGCTAACGCTGCCAGTGGTGATAGTCGCTACCGAAGAAGGCTTAACTCGAATTCCGAGCTCAGTTCGTCACGGTTCTTTGGCGTTAGGCGCGACTCAGTTTGAAACCATGTGGCGAATTGTCTTGCCAATGGCAAGTCCGGCGATTATTACTGGTTTAATACTTGCGGTCGCGCGTGCGGCGGGTGAGGTCGCTCCGTTGATGTTAGTCGGCGCAGTGAAATTAGCGTCGAGCTTGCCTGTCGATAGCCAGTTTCCGTTTTTGCATTTAGAGCGTAAGTTCATGCATTTAGGTTTCCATATCTATGATGTTGGCTTCCAAACCACTAACATTGAAACAGCAAGACCTTTGGTTTATGCCACGTCATTTCTACTTGTAACTGTGATTGTTGGCCTGAACTTAACCGCGATCAGTATTCGAAATAATTTGCGCGAGAAGTACCGAACTCTAGGACAAGATTAACCATGTTTTCAGTCAATCAAACACTCGGCTACCAAGCACCCTTAGATGTGAATAATCTGAGCGATGAGCAAACGGCGATTGCTATCGAAGGGTTGAACTTGTACTACCAAAACAGCCAGGCATTAAGTGATATCTCGATGCGAATTCCAAAAGGGCAGGTTACCGCGTTTATCGGCCCTTCTGGTTGTGGAAAATCGACACTGCTTCGTTGCATAAACCGCATGAATGATCTTGTTGATGGTTGCCGTGTCGAAGGCAAGGTCAAACTACACGGAAAAAACGTTTACCACCCGAAAGTTGATGTCGCCACGCTTCGCCGCCGAGTGGGTATGGTGTTCCAGCGCCCGAATCCGTTTCCCAAGTCTATCTACGAAAATGTGGTGTATGGCTTGCGTCTGCAAGGAATCAAAAATAGCCGCGCTCTCGATGATGCTGTCGAGCGCTCATTACGTGCTTCAGCGCTATGGGATGAAGTTAAAGATCGCTTACATGAAAATGCATTTGGATTGTCGGGTGGTCAGCAGCAGCGTTTGGTTATCGCGCGTGCAATTGCGATTGAACCTGAGGTACTGTTACTTGATGAGCCGACCTCAGCACTTGATCCTATTTCCACTTTAACTATTGAAGAGCTGATCAACGACCTGAAAACCAAATATACTGTAGTTATCGTTACCCATAACATGCAGCAGGCAGCGCGAGTGAGCGATCACACAGCCTTTATCCATATGGGTAAGTTGATCGAGTACTCAGATACCGACTCAATTTTTACGTCGCCATTGAAAAAGCAGACTGAAGATTATATTACGGGTCGATACGGCTAACTCGTCGTATTAGAATTTTTACTTATCCATTGGGAGATTAACGTTAACTATGAATTTTGGACGCCACATATCAGGTCAGTTTAATGTCGAGTTAGAGTCGATCCGAACCCACGTATTGACGATGGGTGGTTTGGTCGAGCAGCAGTTGTCGTTTGCGATGCAGGCGTTGCACAAAGAAGACATCGAACTGGCGAGAAAAGTGGTGCGCGATGATCATAAAGTTAACGCGATGGAAGTCTCAATCGATGAAGCCTGCACTCGTATCATTGCCAAGCGTCAGCCGACGGCAAAAGATTTACGACTGATTATGGCGATCATCAAGACGATTACCGATTTAGAACGCATTGGTGACGTCGCAACTAAAATTGCTTATGTGGCGATTGAAAGTCCATCTTCCAAAGAGCGCCAGTTCCATGTTTCATTAGAGCCGCTTTGCCGTCAAGCGATCAGCATGCTGCACCAAGTGTTGGATGCCTTTGCACGTATGGATGTTGATGCGGCAGCAGAAGTATACAAACTCGATGATAAGATTGACGCTGAATACGAAGCGGTGATCCGTCAGTTGATGACCTATATGATGGAAGACCCGAAAAATATTCCCAATATCCTTCAGGTCATGTGGTCTGCTCGTGCGATAGAACGAGTCGGGGATCGTTGCCAGAATATCTGTGAGTACATCATTTACTTTGTCAAAGGTAAAGATGTTCGCCACTTGGGCGAACAGAGTATTGATGATGCACTTCGTTAGAAGTGGAAGATAATCCCAGTAGAGAGGGTAGCGGACCAATTGTTTTCAAGCAGTGTTTTTTTCTTATCGATGTAATTGAAATCGCCACCTAGTCTAAAACCAATGTTATCAGTGGGGAAGACAACCCAAGCCGCTGAAAAGCTTGCCCCAGTGCCTTCGGCATAACGAGTATCGCCACTGAATATTGGCTCTCGATATCCTTCATACTCAACAACCCCAGCTTCTAGTTGCAGTCCAAATTTAATTGGTTGATCGATAAAGTGGTACTGTCCGCCAACACGGTAAGTTTTTAGCCTATCTTTATCCCAGAGTAACTCTGCTGAAGTATGGGAGTAACTTAAGTACAAAGCGTCCAAGCCAAGAACATCCGTTGCCCCAAGTTGCAGCCCACCCCCTGAAATACCAGAGCCAAAATATGGACCAATCTTAAATTCTGGTGAAATATGTAACCCAGTTGCTGAGGCAGTGATTGGAGCTAAAAGTGTGAGTGCTAAAAAGTGTTTTTTCATTGTTTGAAGACCATGAACTAAGGTTGAGAACTGTCTTCCTTGAATTGAAGCTATTCCGATGTGGCAATGTTAAAAAACGATTTAGATAATTTCTAATTAACACTTTTTATATGCGTGATAATCAATACTTATCACTTATGGTTAGATGAGATTTGCTGTTCTAGTGCGCTTTTTATTTCATGATGTAGCCATGCAATAAGAGGGTTATTGCGATTTTTGACATGGTACTGACTATATACACTCGTTTTTTTGAGTTTATCGTCGACGTTGACTTCTATTGCTCTCAAGCTTGGGTATTGATCGATAGGGAAGAGGTTTGAGTGAGGCATAAACATATCGGTGTGCTTGATTACGTCTATTATTGCCATGATCATTTCAGAGCGAAAACCTGTTCGCGCAGTCACCCCTTGTGACTTAAGAATTTGTTCAGCTAAACTTGCATGATCATTCCAACCAGGATTGATAAAGGAGGCAATTTCATAGCCCTCAAAGTCTTGTGGGTCTGCAATTGACTTAGTGATAGGGTGATCTTGACGAACTAAAACGTGTCCTGTTACTTCAATAAGGTGATTGATGTATATTTCTTTTGGAGCCGAAAGGTCGTAATTAACTCCAATTAAGACTTGTCCCTTACTGATTTCTTCAAGAGTTGCATGAGTCCAACTTACAAGCTCGATTTCAGCGTTAGGGGCTTGGGCTCTCAATTGTTGAAACAATGTTCCAGATAAGCAGCTTAACACCATTGGGGCTAGAGCAATCTTGAGCTTGGAGTTGACTTCACTAGGGTCGAATTTTTGTGAGGCATTGAGTGCGTTAGCCAATCCATCTAAGTGGGGAGTGATTGACTCAGCAAGCTCAATGGCAAAAGAGGTCGGCTCTAATCCTTTGGGAACTTTGACAAAAAGATCATCATCAAAATGATGACGTAGCTTCTGCAAAGCTTGGCTAATTGCGGGCTGAGAGACAAACAGACGCTGAGAAGCCTTGCGCATATTAAGCTCTTGAGACAGGACCAAGAAGGTTCTCAAAAGGTTTAAATCTAAGTTGTAAAACAGATCTTTTGCCATGCACTAATAACCCTAATACTTCTCAGGAACAAAGGTTTGTTCTTCAAGTGGAGCTCGAATATAACCTTCTTTGTTAAGCTCTGGTAGCTCGATCTCTGGGTAGGTAATATCCTGATACTCAATTTGTTCAAGTAGATGGCTAATGCAGTTTAGGCGAGCACGTTTTTTATCATCTGAAGGGACTACCCACCATGGGCATTGTTTGGTGTCTGTATAGGCAAACATCTTATCTTTGGCCTCAGAGTATTCAGCCCAGCGGTTGCGCGATTCTAAGTCCATTGGGCTGAACTTCCAGCGCTTGATCGGAGTTTTGATTCGCTCTAAAAAGCGTTTTTCCTGTTCTTCATCGGAGACGGAAAACCAATATTTTAGCAAGATGATGCCAGATCGCTGCAACATGCGCTCAAATTCAGGGCAAGATCGCAGAAACTCATCGTACTGCTCATCAGAGCAAAAGCCCATCACCTTTTCAACACCCGCTCGGTTGTACCAACTGCGGTCAAAAAGGACTATTTCACCTGCGGCAGGGAGGTGTGCAACGTAACGTTGGAAGTACCATTGGGTTTTCTCTTTCTCTGTGGGGGCGGGCAATGCGGCGATTCGGCAAATCCTTGGATTGAGTTTTTCAGTGATGCGCTTGATAACACCACCTTTCCCTGCGGCATCACGACCTTCAAAGATCACAACAACTTTCAGCCCCTCTTGCTTAACCCACTCTTGTAGCTTTACCAACTCAATTTGAAGGCGTTGAAGTTCCTTTTCGTAAAACTTCTTATCCAGTTTGCTCTTAGCCATAGCGCACTCCTTTGTTATCAAAAGGTTAGCACTTGTGGAGTAGGGATGAGAGTTTTATCGCTGAGAACTGAGAGCCTCTACGACCTTTTCGATGGCTGCGCTATTGGTCACTGGAATAATGAAATCGTCGACGTTCTGATTACCCATTTTGGCTTCTTCGCTGACGTTAGTCATGTAGCTTGATCGGGTACTCTTACCGGATAGATGAACTTCTCTGACGCCAGTTTGTTGAACGATGCTTTGAACATTGTCGGCTGTTAGTCCAGCACCTGCCATGATTGAGATTCTACCGTCAGCGACTTTGACCATCTGTTGCAGAACCTCTTTTCCTTGTTCTACATTGGCAGCCAAACCTGAAGTAAGGGTACGCTCGCAGCCTAATGAAATTATCTGTTCAAGAGCTTGCTGCCAGTTGCTGCTTTGGTCAATGGCACGGTGGAAAGTGATACCTAAGTTATACAACTTGGCGCGTTGAGTCAGCTGTTCGGCTAACGGCATATCGATATGTCCATCCGCACTCAGCACACCCAGTACTACGCCTGCCAATCCAGCCTCTGCTGCTGCTTCGATATCGAGTAACATTGCTTCAATATCATCTTGGTCGTACAAGAAGTCTCCTTGCCTTGGTCTAATCATGGCGTAGACAGGGATAGGGGAGATTAGCGCCGCTTTTTTCATAAAACCAAAGCTAGGCGTTAATCCACCAAGCGCTAGAGAGGAGCATAGCTCGATGCGTGTTGCGCCACCTGTAATCGCATTATGCAGTGATTCAAGATTATCGATACAAACTTCAACGTGGTACTTCATAGGTAGAGCTCTCTGAGGATAAGATTGGCGTTATTTTAGCAGTCACCGCGGAAGATATTAGGGTAAAGGTCGAAGATTTGATTTCCTCAAAAATGAGTGGGAGAAAATAAAAAACCTCAGCATTAGCTGAGGTTTAAGATCTTGAGCAGGAGCTAGATTAAGCTGCGTCGTCTTGTGCTGGTTCAGCGTCTTCGACTGCTTCAACCTTTTTAGGCTTCTTAGGTGCAGGTTTGCGTTTTGCACCCAGTGCGTAGAGCACTTCTTCTTTGTTTTGCGCTAGGAACATAGCCAAGTCTTCTTTCTTGCCTTCGTCTTCTAGCAGTTCACTTTTACCTAGTAGCTCAAAAAGCTCATCAGCCATATCAAGCATTTTGTCATATGCGTCAGCTTCCGCTTTAGAGGTAAAAGTCATTTTCTCTTCTCCGTTGCGTTCTACCACGTACTTGACGATTACAGCCATGGTTGGTCCTCTAACTCAAATTATCAAAAATATTTACTGTCTGTTTATACAGTTTTTAACCAATTAAGTCTAGACGAGAGCACCAAACTGAGAGCTAAGTGGTCAGCCTTTGTTCCACCTATGGCAAAATTCAATAAAGGATTTGAGCAATGGGCTCTGATATTTTTCTTTATGTACCAGTAACCAGTAGCGCCTTTTCATATCCAAAGAGAGTTTAAGTTCTACCACTCTACCATCGGTTAACGCCGGCTGAGCCGCGAGTTTAGATAAGCAACCCAATCCAAGCCCAGCAGAGACACTGTTAATCAAAGCTTCTGTGGTGTTGAGCTGAAATGATTCATGCCACTGTTCAATACGCGGAGCGATAGCGCGAAGGAAAAACTCTCTCGAGCCTGAACCCGGCTCGCGCAATATCCACTCACTCTCTTCTAAATCACCAACACTAAACCTTTGTTTATTTGCCAGGGGCGAATCAGGGGAGCAGATCACGCACATCTCGTCTTGGCTGAATTGAGTGGAAATAAGTTCAGGGTGCAGTGTTTTTCCTTCAATAAGTGCAAGATCGAGCTCATAGTCGACCAACTTCTGACAGATCAATGCAGAGTTGGAGATAAACAAGCTTTGCGAGTGGTGATTGGTATGGCGGCGAAAATCACTAATTAGATAAGGCGCAACTTGATTACCTATGGTGTCACTAGCCCCAATTCTTAGTTCACCCGTTAATGTCTGGTCATTATCAAATAACTGTTCAATATCTTGCGCCCGCTCAATGAGTTCGTCCGCTAAAGGCAGTAGTTTCTGCCCTTCTTGATTGAGGATAAGTCGGTTATTGACTCTGTCGAACAATGAATGGCCGATTTGTTTTTCTAGCTCTGACAACGCCATGCTGACTGCCGCCTTGGA encodes:
- the phoU gene encoding phosphate signaling complex protein PhoU, whose translation is MNFGRHISGQFNVELESIRTHVLTMGGLVEQQLSFAMQALHKEDIELARKVVRDDHKVNAMEVSIDEACTRIIAKRQPTAKDLRLIMAIIKTITDLERIGDVATKIAYVAIESPSSKERQFHVSLEPLCRQAISMLHQVLDAFARMDVDAAAEVYKLDDKIDAEYEAVIRQLMTYMMEDPKNIPNILQVMWSARAIERVGDRCQNICEYIIYFVKGKDVRHLGEQSIDDALR
- the pstA gene encoding phosphate ABC transporter permease PstA; protein product: MFKWLKSGSPWIWLTGGAVSISLLSVLGLLLLIGWKGLSYFWPAPLYQWQTKQGDILVGQVYSQEYVPISHLREMDIELPQDVVEKGLVKRVSIKIANRDLYPSDFVSLLEIDLDEPTKPENWAVIERTRGGDFYGHPVGYIHADGRVSSDILQDYTQGIAFAENLRDEIESLIERDVRVINAQAERLRLERKKRSLNGTLDDDFIALYQSQSSKYTEALAATEAELDRLRNQLANQGLLVEDMTGQQVTIPLSEILDLWYPNQMNLAEKIARWGKQAWKFLSDDPRESNSEGGVFPAMFGTVLLVLIMSVIVMPLGVIAAIYLHEYAKNNAFTRLIRVAVINLAGVPSIVYGVFGLGFFVYTLGGSIDSLFYAEKLPTPTFGTPGLLWSALTLAVLTLPVVIVATEEGLTRIPSSVRHGSLALGATQFETMWRIVLPMASPAIITGLILAVARAAGEVAPLMLVGAVKLASSLPVDSQFPFLHLERKFMHLGFHIYDVGFQTTNIETARPLVYATSFLLVTVIVGLNLTAISIRNNLREKYRTLGQD
- a CDS encoding ABC transporter permease subunit gives rise to the protein MGQAEFSLRERDQKRLIKDRLVRLAVSAGGVGVLAALVLIFVYLAMMVLPLFSDAKITPNVRSVPISTAQPIALGVDDSGESAFVISNQGAIDFWSLTKSSSEPVLSQQVGQLNDLFAQSLSAQGLYAFASPQGQVKIIKPNLDSEMKQGVRVLTPSVTELKLPFDLRTDKHKLVKFAFATQDSMALAGWYDDGFVRVRWLEQGQAHHFTFAAPMPDLDQLVLTPDGKTLYLRSGSELIVALKKQNRFEVREVVDLSQGRPEHVVTDIDLLPGAYSVLVTHQDGLVSQWFDVLTDGERYLTHIRQFKLASELQFLLPDTYRKGFYSFYINGTVQSHYTTSEKLVMFERAYQKAPQLAAMSNNESYLLAIDDSTLSLSVIDNPYPEVSLSSLWQKVWYEGYPEPEFVWQTTSASDEFEAKFSIVPIAFGTLKAAAFAMLFAIPIAVLGAIYTAYFMTPKMRRVVKPSIELMEALPTVIIGFLAGLWFAPIVESHLAAVVALMLFLPLSTIMVGFAWHMASKQWSGQLSNGWHAAILMPIIVVITVVILSQSGNIEALFFNGDVRVYLAEHGIDFDQRNALVVGFAMGFAVIPTIFTIAEDAIFSVPKHLSDGSLALGATPWQTLIHVVLLTASPGIFSAIMMGLGRAVGETMIVLMATGNTPIMDWNILEGMRTLSATIAVEMPESAVGSSHYRILFLAALLLLVFTFAVNSLAEWVRERLRAKYRSL
- a CDS encoding YebG family protein encodes the protein MAVIVKYVVERNGEEKMTFTSKAEADAYDKMLDMADELFELLGKSELLEDEGKKEDLAMFLAQNKEEVLYALGAKRKPAPKKPKKVEAVEDAEPAQDDAA
- a CDS encoding LysR family transcriptional regulator — translated: MATNISLKQLRVFISITQHDTLTAASEALFLSKAAVSMALSELEKQIGHSLFDRVNNRLILNQEGQKLLPLADELIERAQDIEQLFDNDQTLTGELRIGASDTIGNQVAPYLISDFRRHTNHHSQSLFISNSALICQKLVDYELDLALIEGKTLHPELISTQFSQDEMCVICSPDSPLANKQRFSVGDLEESEWILREPGSGSREFFLRAIAPRIEQWHESFQLNTTEALINSVSAGLGLGCLSKLAAQPALTDGRVVELKLSLDMKRRYWLLVHKEKYQSPLLKSFIEFCHRWNKG
- the pstB gene encoding phosphate ABC transporter ATP-binding protein PstB; this encodes MFSVNQTLGYQAPLDVNNLSDEQTAIAIEGLNLYYQNSQALSDISMRIPKGQVTAFIGPSGCGKSTLLRCINRMNDLVDGCRVEGKVKLHGKNVYHPKVDVATLRRRVGMVFQRPNPFPKSIYENVVYGLRLQGIKNSRALDDAVERSLRASALWDEVKDRLHENAFGLSGGQQQRLVIARAIAIEPEVLLLDEPTSALDPISTLTIEELINDLKTKYTVVIVTHNMQQAARVSDHTAFIHMGKLIEYSDTDSIFTSPLKKQTEDYITGRYG
- a CDS encoding LysR family transcriptional regulator, whose amino-acid sequence is MAKDLFYNLDLNLLRTFLVLSQELNMRKASQRLFVSQPAISQALQKLRHHFDDDLFVKVPKGLEPTSFAIELAESITPHLDGLANALNASQKFDPSEVNSKLKIALAPMVLSCLSGTLFQQLRAQAPNAEIELVSWTHATLEEISKGQVLIGVNYDLSAPKEIYINHLIEVTGHVLVRQDHPITKSIADPQDFEGYEIASFINPGWNDHASLAEQILKSQGVTARTGFRSEMIMAIIDVIKHTDMFMPHSNLFPIDQYPSLRAIEVNVDDKLKKTSVYSQYHVKNRNNPLIAWLHHEIKSALEQQISSNHK
- a CDS encoding copper homeostasis protein CutC; this translates as MKYHVEVCIDNLESLHNAITGGATRIELCSSLALGGLTPSFGFMKKAALISPIPVYAMIRPRQGDFLYDQDDIEAMLLDIEAAAEAGLAGVVLGVLSADGHIDMPLAEQLTQRAKLYNLGITFHRAIDQSSNWQQALEQIISLGCERTLTSGLAANVEQGKEVLQQMVKVADGRISIMAGAGLTADNVQSIVQQTGVREVHLSGKSTRSSYMTNVSEEAKMGNQNVDDFIIPVTNSAAIEKVVEALSSQR
- the ppk2 gene encoding polyphosphate kinase 2; this translates as MAKSKLDKKFYEKELQRLQIELVKLQEWVKQEGLKVVVIFEGRDAAGKGGVIKRITEKLNPRICRIAALPAPTEKEKTQWYFQRYVAHLPAAGEIVLFDRSWYNRAGVEKVMGFCSDEQYDEFLRSCPEFERMLQRSGIILLKYWFSVSDEEQEKRFLERIKTPIKRWKFSPMDLESRNRWAEYSEAKDKMFAYTDTKQCPWWVVPSDDKKRARLNCISHLLEQIEYQDITYPEIELPELNKEGYIRAPLEEQTFVPEKY